The region CTGATCCTCGGGCAGGCTCTCGGCCCGGCGACCGAAGCGATGCCGCTGCAGTTCCTTGATGATCTGGCGTAGACGCGCAATCTCCGCTTCCCGTGCGATCAGCATCGCCTGAAGCGTCTCGGGGTCACGGGGAAGCTCTGGCGGGAGCGAGGCCATGACGCGGATTCAATCATATTCGTCAGATGCTTGCGAGTTCTTTCAGCTCGCGGCGACCGGTGTCGCCGTCCGCTGCGGTTCATGGACCCGGCGCCAGTCCAGCCCTTCGAACAGGGCCTGAAGCTGGGCCGCCGTCAGCCGCAGGGCTCCGTCCTCGATCTTGGGCCAGCGGAACTCGCCATCCTCCAGACGCTTCGAGACGAGCACCACGCCGGTTCCGTCCCAGAACACCAGCTTCACCCGGTCCGGGCGCTTGGCGCGGAACACGTAGATCGTGCCGGAGAACGGATCGGCGCCCATCGTCTCGCGCACCAGCGCGGCCAGGCCCTCGGCGCCCTTTCGGAAGTCGACCGGCTTCGTCGCGACCATGACGCGGACCGCGCCGGTCGGGCCGATCACGACCCAGCCTTCAACGCGCCGAGCACCGCCGCGATCGTGGCCGGGGAGGCCCCGTTCTCGATCGTCACCCTGACGCCGGCGACGTCGATCTCGATGGCCGCCGCGCGGCGCTGCCGAGCGCGCCGTGATGTGGGCGCCGGCCGCTGCGGTGTAACTGCAGGTTCCGGCGCGACCACCGCCGACACGAACGCTGGCACCGCATCTGCGGCCTTGCGGATCTCGCGGCGCCAGGTGAACAGTTGCTGCGGCGACAAGGCATGGCGGCGGGCGACGGCGCTCACCGTCGCCCCAGGCTCGAAGCTCTCCGCCACGATCCGCGCCTTGTCCTCGGCAGACCAGTCCCGCCGGCGCCCCGCGCCGGTGAAGACCTCAAACCGCCGAACCGGATCGTCGATCTCGGCGCTGGTTTTAAGCGTAAGCTCTGAAATCGTCATATGTCCAAGCCCTCCAGGCTCGGAACATCAACGTTCAAATCCCCGCACGAAAGGTGGGGCCAGGATGACGCTTACCTCAAAGCTGCAGGAAGACCACGTTCTCAGGACCTAAAGCAAACGCTCAGCGCTCCAAGTTCCTCAGTTTGCCTACCCGCTGCTAACTTCGGTCTACAAATAGGGAAGAGCGGCTCGCCTAACGGCGGCCGCCCTTTTTCATGCGCAATCTCTCAAACCCTCAGAGATCGATATCGGAGTAATCGATATCGGTTCGGAGCCGCAGGTTCGCGATGAAAAGCTCCCGATCTGTCGAGGCGAACTGAGCAAGCTCAGCCAAATCCGGCAGTTCGTATTTGTCCGCCCACGCTTCCTCGATCATGTAGCGGCCCAAGATCTCTTCATGAAGGCGCTTCGGATAGCTCCACCCCGGAAAGCCCTGCTTGACCTTGCACAGGGGGACCTTCGACGGATCGTGGCCGGACCACTCGGCGATATCCAACCGCGAAAAGCCTTCGAACCAGACCATAGCGTCGACAATCTCACGATAAACGCCATGTGAGCTGGTAAGCAGGTGATCCAAGATATCGCAATCGAGACTGGCCACGCGAACCATTGCGGTGTCCCGGTCAACCTCGCCCCGCATCATCAGATCATATGTCCGCTCGACATAGTGCAAACGGCGCTCGATCGCCGGCCAAACTGCCACACGCAAACGCTCGCGCTCTATCTCAGGCTCAAACGTGCGCTTGTATCGCTGATAAAAGCCCATGCACGAACCGCATTCCTTCACGTACCGATCGAAATCTGCCTTCGGGCTGTCTTCGTCGTCGAAAATCGTGCGCTGCATCCAAGCCTGCATTTCGCCCTCGGACATCTCCGAAGACGGAATATGCCGCGAGAGACCGAAGCCTTTGAATAGGGCACGAACCTCCGGCGCGGCCCTGGCTTCATCCATGGCGTCGCTGAAATCATAGGGCAGTTTGCGCGCACCATCCTGTCCGCGCTCCCAGAGAACGAATTCCTGGTTTTGCATCCGATGGCTACGCAGGATGGTGCTGCGCAAAAACGCGCCATCCTCTGAAAGCTCATCACCTGCCAGTTCCTCAGCAGCGCGCTGAAGGCTGGCCTGATGACGGGCCGCAATCGCAGCGAAATCGAGTACCGCCGGCGCCGAACTCGCCATCGGCTCGGCAACGAGCGCGCCGTCGGCAACGACGACATCGACCTCGATCGGAGCGACGACATCCTGCTGCGCAGCGATCGTTCCGGTGAGCAGAGCGCGACCGATCTCAGCAGCAGCCTTCGGCGCAATCGCGCGCGCCGGCGAAGCCGTCACCGGCGACACGAGAACAGGTGCGTTCAACTTCGCCAGACGCATCGCTTTCGCTCGCAGGCGACCAGCGCGCGTCTTTGCACGCGAGGGCCGCGGCGGACGCGGATCCCCGGGCTGATACTTGCGCGGACGTCCAGGGCCCCGACGAGCAACGCTCTGCCCTTCCTCGGGCAACACGCCAAACTGCGCGGCTACCTGCAACGCGGTTGTGCTGTCATAGCGCCCCCCAGGGGTCGAAAGCTCAACTAGCTCTAGCAGGCGACGCTCCTCCATCGCATCCGCTTCAATCTGCGCAAGACGGGCTTCGTACTCACGACGGGCAACCTCAAGCGCCGCCTCACGGAGAACCGTGGCGTTCCGCAAATGCCGCTGCTTTTTCTCGCGCGGGCGCTCAATGCCCCACGTGTACTGAAAAACCGCCATGAAAATCGAACCTTGATATCTCTCGGGTTTTTGCGACCCGAATTTCGCACAATAATTGTACCGGACTGAGCCGTACGTCGCCAAGCCCTGTCGGCGATTATTCGGCTTCAATGCGCCGCAGTTTTCAGCCGGACTTTCGCTTCCGTCTGATCGCAGTTCCCAGGCTCGCTCGCAGCAATCCCGCCGCGGTCTTTGCTCGTGTCGGGCGCGGCGGGCGCGTATCGTGCGGCCCATATTTCGGCGGTCTCCCTCGACCGCGCGGGACTGCCGCCGGCTCCGCACTATCGAAGTCAGTTCGCCCGAAAAACCCCGAATACGTCGCGTCAGCTGCATCGTAGCGACCGCCTCTGGTCAGGATATCGACCTGCGCAATCTGCGCCGCGATAGCGACGTGTCGCCGATCAATCACCGCGAGATCAGCCAATAGCCGCTCTCTCAGCCGATCGGCTTCGGCGTCTAACCCGAGATACTGCGCAACCAGCCTGTCCCTTCGGAGAGGCGGGCGTTCCGTCCCCCATACGTAATTAAACGCGCTCATTTTCCGTCACCTGAAATAGCGTGCCAGCGAATAATCCACTCCATAAATTCCGCAGTGAATTTCGCCGAAAATCTCGTCCGCGCCCAACGCATCGGACGCGGATGAAAAAGCTAATAAATAGCACCCTGAATTCCGCAATCATCGCGGTGGAGTTCACTTCGGTCAAGATGACCATCGCTATTTTTCGAGCGACCGAATTCCGCACTATTTTCATGCCGCGTTTGTCCTAGGATACCCTTACTCTCTGCTAGATCCGAAAAGCGCAAATCGCGCAGTGAATTTCCCTGTAATTGGTCATTTTTATCGCCCCACATTGCGCACTTTAAAGATGCAGAAATTCAAAGAGATAGCTTCCCTCAACGGTCGAATTTCACCCCCTATTTTGAGGCGCAAAAATCCCACATTCCACCGGACGCACAGATGCTGATGGGCTTAGTTCCAAATGGAACGAAGTTCCATAATCTTCCTTATGCGAATCAAATCCGAAGCTGAAAGCGCAGCATCTGGTATGTCGAGTATAGCTCGACACGCTACCTATTGATCCGATGCCCTGAAACGTGCCCAGCGCTTATCACGCGAGACCCAGCCTGGCTTGGTCGCCGGCCCTCTTGTCGGCCGCTTGCGCGGAAATCCATGGTCCTCGAGCCATAAACGGACAATTTCCTGGCCAATAAACCCCAAACCGATCACGACCTCGAGGCGCAGCGCCGCGACTTCGTCCGGACGCGGTTGCCAGCCTCTCGGCCGAGGCCGCCACTCCTCATGGAATGCGTCCCATAACGCATTGAGAATGCGGCTCTCCTGGTGTCGATCGAGGCAGTAGGCCAGCAGGTCCTTCATGGCGCGTCTCCCTGCGATCGAGACTAGCGCCGGCGGCCGACCGCTTGAACCCGCATTCGTGTGCAACACGATCCGGGCTCAAATCCCCAAAGATTGATAGATATGTCCCGAAAGGTGCGCAAAACTGGCGCCTACGCTTCAAATTTGCGGACTCGTGCAAACCCCGCGGTGGCTTACGACACCCCGCTTTCAAAAGGACGATTCCGCCGGCGGCATCTGCTGGCTGAAGCACTGGCAGCTGCCGCCGGCGTTCCCTAGTAAGGACGAGGCTCCATAGACGGCCTAAAGGCCCCACAGAGCCTCCCTCCCCTCTAAGGACCAGGCCCTGCCCTGCGCAGCCGGCGTTGCCCGCTCCGGGCGCCTGAGAAGCCCCAAGCAAGGACGTCGGAAACCCCCGCAAATGCGCAGCCTCACAGTGGCTGCATCCCACCAAAGACAGGCCCGGAATGGGCCTCACCCCAAAAATAAAAAATAGGCTCAATACCGCAGTTTTTGTGGGTGCCTTCGCACACCACAGAAAACTGCGTGACGCCTTCGCGTCATTGAGGTCTCCGACAGCCCCTAGGACCACATCACTTCCATCCTCTTTCGACCTTGGTGCGTGCCCACGCACCCCAGCCCAAGCCTTCGCCCGGGCACGATCGGTTTCGGATGTCGTTTGGCCGCCCTTCGGCGGCTCTTGAATGGTGGCCCAGCGCCTACGCGCTCGAGGTGCTTGGAGACGATACTGGCTATCGAATTGAGGCACAGAAATTCGTGTGTCGATCGCCTCATGACGAGGCAATGGGAGAGGCGCCGTGGCCTACGCCATAAGCCTCCCGTGACACTTCCGCGTGCCTGCGCACGAGCGAATTTTGATGCCTCATTGGTCGCCGCTACCGGCGCCTTATCCTAGCCAGTGCGGCGGCCTTCGCCGGCGCAATTTTGCTGTCACCTACCGGCGTCAGAAGCTGTCGCTTTAAGGCTGAGAATCCACACGTAGAGCTCTCATCGTTTCAGAAGTCGCTCAGGAGACTCCTGCCCCCGGCTGATCGCTATTCTACAGCGCGGGCCGAATCTCTGTGTGAGCGCCATCCTCTTTGAGGAACTGGCGTTCGGAGCAGATAGTGCTCCCCGGAGCTGAGACAGCGACTGCAGCTCTTCTCCGAAGCGATCTCCTCAGAGTTTGGCCCGGTCATGATTCCGGTCAACCTCGAGATAGCTCGCACATCGGCTCGTCTTAGAGCTCGTGCATGTACCCGTGGACATTTGCTGCAGCCGAAGCCAGGCAGCGCCTGTCACCAAGAAGCCCCCACAATCGTTCCCTTGAAGATACCCATCGGCTAGACAGTATGCAGTTACGACTGCCGGAGGCCGATTAATCGTCATGGAATGGGTGATTTTCGGCATCCTCGCCGGACTGTTCTTCTTCATCGTCGTTCCCTGGGCCGCCTTCGCAGCCTCTGGGCGCAGCAGGCAAGCACTGGAACAAGTCGGGAAACTCCATTCCGAAATCGCGTGGCTTCGAAGCGAACTGGCGACCCTCAAGGCGAGCGGCATAACCGCCACTAGCGGCGCAACCCAAAACTCCGCGCCAATCGAAGAAACCGAGGAGCAACCCCCGACCATTACGGAGCAGGCTCAAATACCGGCGCCGCCGGTGCCTCCTCCCCCATTGCCAATCGACGTTGCAGCAGACGAGCCGCCAATACCTGCCCTGGTCATCGCCGAGACCGATGAACCTGAGACCCGGACCCCTATCTCGGTTGCGGCCAGAATTTCGCACGAAGGCGAAGACATCATTGCGAACCCTCCGCCGCCACCTCCATTTACCGATCAATTTGCGCAGGACGAAAATGCCGAGACCGCTCGCGTCTCACGCCCAGACATCGAGGAAACAATCGGATCCCGCTGGGCAGTCTGGATCGGTGGCATCGC is a window of Bosea sp. F3-2 DNA encoding:
- a CDS encoding transposase codes for the protein MTISELTLKTSAEIDDPVRRFEVFTGAGRRRDWSAEDKARIVAESFEPGATVSAVARRHALSPQQLFTWRREIRKAADAVPAFVSAVVAPEPAVTPQRPAPTSRRARQRRAAAIEIDVAGVRVTIENGASPATIAAVLGALKAGS
- the tnpB gene encoding IS66 family insertion sequence element accessory protein TnpB (TnpB, as the term is used for proteins encoded by IS66 family insertion elements, is considered an accessory protein, since TnpC, encoded by a neighboring gene, is a DDE family transposase.); its protein translation is MIGPTGAVRVMVATKPVDFRKGAEGLAALVRETMGADPFSGTIYVFRAKRPDRVKLVFWDGTGVVLVSKRLEDGEFRWPKIEDGALRLTAAQLQALFEGLDWRRVHEPQRTATPVAAS